The Streptomyces sp. NBC_01317 genomic interval CATGGCCGCCCTGCCGCCAGATCCGCCAGAGGTACCACCCCGCGACCACCGCGATCGACAGCGCGATGACGGGCTCCACGACCCGCGCGGGCACGTCGACCAGGCCGAGCGCGGCGAGCAGGAACGTCACCGAGTGGGCCAGGGTGAAACTGGTCGCCGCGAGCACGATCTCCCGCAGCCGCCGCGACCCGGCGATGAGCGCCAGCAGGAAGAGGATGTGGTCGATACCGCTCAGCAGGTGTTCGGCGCCCAGGCGGAAGAACTCCCAGAACCGCTCGTACCACGCCTGCCCGGTCGAGAAGGACGGATGCTCGGCGTCGATCACCGCACTGCCCGACCGGCCGTCGAGGTCGTACGTGACGATCGTCTTCGTACCGGTGACGTACTTCTCGGAGTCGGGGAACAGCCCGCCGCGCACCTCGTGCGCGTCGCTCCGCTCCGGGCAGGTCCAGTCGAGCAGCAGATCGGTGTACGGCACGCCCTCGTGCCGGCTCATCGTGAAAGGGCCGACCGGGGCCGGCGCACAGGCCTGGCCGCCCGAGGTGACCGAGAAGCGCCGGGTGACGTACGCGACGGCCGCCTTCGTGTGGGCGTTGAGCGCCGCGCCCTGCCGGGCGGTGTCACCGGCGTCGAACGCGGCTGTTCCCGTACGGAAGAGGGCGTCGTCGTCCTCGAAGTCGGCGGTGGACACGACGAAGAGGTCGTATTCGAGCTTGAGCTTCGTCCGTATATGACCTTCGTCGCCCGCGGCGACGTCGACGTACACGGTCGACGAGAAGCCGTGGGCGGACGCCGATGGACCGGTGCCCAGGAAAACGATCAGCGCCGCGGTGATCCCGATGATGACGCGGCGCGCCCGTGGTGACATGTGACTCCTTCAGGTTGCGTGTGCACGCTGCATGTCGGGGATGAACACGAACCGGCCCGGCGGCGAACCGTGGAAAAACATGCGTGAGAACGACACCTGCGGAGGAAGCGGACGGGAAATCTGATAGGAGGATGTAGGCGCACCATCCGCCATCACTCGGAGGACGATCCCCTTGCGCCCCCACCTTCGGGCCCTCGCCGCGTCGGCCGCGACCGCCGCGACGGCCGTCCTGGCCGCCGGATGCGGCTTCGGCTTCGGCTCCAGCTCCGGCGACAGCTGGTCACAGCCGCACCCCGCGCCCACGGCCGTCGGCGCTCTCGGCCGGGAGTTCGCCGCCGCCTCGCCCGCCCCGGAGGCGACCGTCACGCCACGGCCCGGCTCGTGGAGCGACGTCCACCCGTCCGAGAACTACCGGGTGGTCCTGCTCACCACGGGGGACGACCGCCCGACCAAGGCCCTGGTGAAAGCGGTCGAGGACTGGGCCGGGGACGAGGACGTCGACCTCAGGACGGTGGTCGCCGACCGGCCGTCCGACTACATCCCCAGCATCACCGAGGCCATGGACATGGCCCCGGACCTGATCGTCAGCGCGGGCAACGACCTGGTGGACCCTCTCGCGATGGTCACCCCCAACCACCTGTCCCAGCCGTTCCTCGTCGTGGGCGCGGAGTTGGCCGAACCGACGGGCAATGTCACGGCGGTCGACTGGTCCGGCGCGTCGTTCCGCGGCGAGGGGCTCGGCGCGTCCTCGACGTACGACCCGGCGTCGTTCACGGCGGCGCGCTGCGCGGCGGCGATCAGGGCGGGGGTGGCGGCGGTGCTCAACGACCTGACGGGGATCGTGATCTGGCTGGACGAGCACTGAGGGCCGCCGTCCGGCGAAGGACCGTCAGTGCTCGGAGGGGTTACGGGACCCGAACACCCGAGGCTCCAGCAGGTCCAGCGCCTCCTCCCACCGGAAGGCGTCCTCGGCGCCGCTCTCCCCGGCCGGGTGAGGCGCGAGCGCGCTGATCAGCACCCCCATGGCACGGAGTTGACCGAGGCTCCGGCGGTACGCGGGGTGCGCGGCCAGGTCCGCGTTCAGGTACGGCAGCACGGCCGTGGGTACGCCCGTTCCGTACGCCTCGCACAACGTCCCCAGCGCCAGCGTGTCCGAGATGCCCGCCGCCCACTTGTTGACCGTGTTGAACGTGGCCGGCGCCACCGCGATGGCGTCCGGCGGCGGCAGCGGGCGCGGTTCCCCGGGACGCCTCCACGCCGAGCGCACCGGATAGCCGGTCCGCTCCACCACCGCGTCGGCGTCGATGAAGCCGAGCCCCTGGGGCGTCGCGATCACCCCCACCGCCCAGCCTCGCGCGTGCGCGGCGGTGATCAACGTACCCACACCGCCCGCGACGCCCGCCGCGCAGACGACGACGTACAGGAAGGGCTTCTCGGACCGGTCGGAGGAAACAGCCATCAACGCTCCAGAGTGGGGATCACGGCGGGCCCGAGCCGTTCAGCCAGAAGGCGCCGTACAGCGCGGCGACCGTCGTCATCACGGTCAGGGTGAGGTACGTGACCCAGGGGCGGGAGCGGGCCAGCACGACCGCCAGGGGCAGGAGGAGGGGGAACGCGGGGAGCAGGAGCCGGGGTTTGGAACCGAAGTAGCCCGCCGCTCCCACCGCCAGGACCGTGACCACCGCGCTGTGGACCAGGAGCGCGGGCGGCTGGAGCTGCCGTACGCCGATCCAGTGCGGCCACGCCGCCAGAAGCAGAAGAGCGGTCAGGAGTACGGCGGCGAGCGCGGCGGACGGGGTGCCGGTCATGCTCTCCGCCAGGAAGCGGGCGAACGCCAGGCCGCCGTCGAACCCGTTCCCCCACCCGGACTGCACGTCCAGGTAGCCGAAGACGGTCCCTTGTCGGGCGCCCACCCAGAGGATGTAGCCCACCGCGCCCAGCGGCGCGAGGGCGCAACCGGCGAGGATACGTACCGTCGGCCGCGCGGTGCGGGCGCCGAGCGCGGCCGTGACGATCAGCGCCGCGCTCACCGCGAGACCCACCGGCCGGGTCAGCCCCGCGAGGCACGCCAGGGAACCCGCCACGATCCAGCGCCCGGTGAGCACCGCGTACAGCGCCCACGCGGCGAGCGCGACGAACAAGGACTCGCTGTACGCCATGGACTGGACGATCCCGACGGGCAGAGCCGCCCACAGGCCGACCAGGACGACGCCCGTCCTGCGGCCGTAACAGTGCGCGGCGACCGCGAAGATGCCCCAGGCGGCGGCCACCGAGGCCAGGGCGCTGATCAGCAGGCCGGCGTCGGCGGGGCCGATGGACAGGACCGTGGAGAGCGCCTTCTCCAGCCAGGGGTAGAGGGGGAAGAAGGCCATGCTCGAAAGGTTCCGGCCGTCCGGCGCGCGCAGGGTGTAGCCGTATCCGAGGTCGGCGACCCGTACGTACCAGAGGGAGTCCCAGCGCCGCGCGAGCAGTTCGTGGGCGCTCCGGCCGGCGAGCTGGGACCAGACGACCAGGGTGACGAGGCAGAGGGCGCGGATCGCCACGAACAGCGCGAGGGCGGGGGCCGCCTGGCGGGTGGTGGGGCGGGCCGGGAGGAGCGGTGGGTCGCTGAGGTCGCTCGGCGGTCGGAGGGAGATCAGCGGCACGGCACTATTCTCCCGGGGCGCGAAGGCGGGTGGTGGGGCGGGGGTTCGGTGGTCGGGCGGGAGTTCGGGCGTGAGGCCGGGGCTCGGTGGTCGAGCCGGGGCTCGGTGGTCGGGCCGGAGGGCTTGGGCCGACTCAGACTAACCGCCGCCCGCGCCCGTACCCCGGCGTCAGAGCCGCGGCTCGTCCCACTCCGTGACGTCCACCAGGTCCCCCAGCGCGAGCTTGCCGGGCCGCAGCACCGCGTACTTGGTGCCGAACGCGACCCCGCCCACCGTCGCCCTGCGGTACAGCGCGAGCGTCCGCAGCGGCTCGGGCCCGACCCGTACGCCGGTCGGCTGGTCGACCAGGGTCACCGCGCACCGGATGGCGAGCTTGGTGAAGCCCAGTTCCGTATCGCCCAGGGTCAACCGGCGGAAACCGTCCTCGTGGTGCGGTACGGAGGCGTCGCCCGTCCCTGCCCCCGCCTCCGTCGCCCGGTCGTCGTCGATGACGATGTTCGGGCGGAAGCGGGACATGGGGAGCGCGGCTCCGCCGCCCTCCGTGATGCGCGCGTTGAGCCCGGTGAGCGACGCACGCGATATGAGGTGTACGGCTCCGCTGTCGGCGAAGCCGCAGGTGCCGGGGGTCAGCCCGTCGGTCGCCCTGGTGTGGTCGGGCGGTACGCGCACGAGCCGGCTGGGCGCGCCCAGGACGTGGGTGAGCCAGCGGGCGGCCGCCTCGCCCTGGTCGACGGCGCGGTAGGGCGTACCGAACATCTCGACGTCGACGGGCGGGGACGTACGGTCCACGTCGATGCGCAGGTCCTCGACGCCGCCTGCCCCCAGCGTCAGTTGACCACCGTCCGCGCCGATCCCCGGCCGTATCACCGCCAGTCGCGGATCCCGCCGCTGGCTGCGGAACACCCCGTCCCCGTCGACCACCATGAAACCGCGGTCATGGGCGAGGCCCGCCTCGGTCATCAGCGCCTCGGTCAGCTCCACACCGGCGCATCCCTTGACGGGATACGTAGTCAACTCCACGACTCGGGCCACCCGGCCAGGCTAGGGCATGTCCGCGAAGTGGCGTCTGGCTCGCGACGCCTGGCACGCCCTCCGGCCGAACGACGCCCCTTCGCGGACACGCCCTGGAGCCTGTGTGCGGTTCAGAGCTCGTCAGTTCAGAACCGCACCACCGCGCGGCTCACTTCTGCCGTACCACAGGCACCGACTCACAGCCGCGCAGCCGGGCGTCCCTGCGGGCCTGACCTGCCGACCTCCCGCTGCCCACCGCCCGGCCGTCGACCACCGCGAGCCAGTCGCCCTCGGACAGATCCGCCCGCAGCGCGTCCACGCCGGTCGGTTCGAGGGCCTGGAGCAGCGCCGGGTCGGGGTCCGTGGGGGTGTCCGCCGACGCCGGGCGCGGGGTTCCCGCGCGCCACTCGGCGGTGGTCCGCTCACCCTGCCTGGCGCGTGACCAGAACACGTGCTGGAGCACGATCAGCGGTCCCAGAGCCGTGAGGAGCGGGAACGCCCCCGTCAGCACTCCCAGGCCGAACAGCAGGCTGACGCCCGCCGACACCGCCACTCCGACTACGGCCGCGAGAAGGCCGGCGGCCCGCCCGAACGCCTTGAGCGCCACCAGCGGGAAGAGCACCAGGAGCAGCAGGTCGCCCAGTCCGAGGGCCACCGGTGGCCTGCCCTGGGTGACCGCCAGCAGCGGGGCGAACGGCAGTCCCATGACCTGGGCCGCGAACCGGTCCATGACGGAGGTGAGTCCGGTCGCCACCAGGTCGTAGCAGCAGAGCACCCCCGCGAACCACGCCGCGTGGACGGAGCGCATCCCGCTCTGCGCCCACATGTTGGCCACGCCCACCACGGCGACGGCGAGCAGGACGTCGGTCAGGGCCGTGACGGCGACCGGCAGGTCCGCGAACGCGCACACGGCGGTGGCGGCCACGGAGACCGCCGAGGCGAGCCAGGCGCGCCCGCCGCCGATGAGCGGCGCGAGGGTGAACTGGAGCGCCGCGCACAGGACCAGGCCGAAGACGACGGCCACCAGGGTCCGGGGCATGGCCAGATACGCCAGGGGAGCCGCCACCACGACGGCGGTCATCACGGCGACGTCGGGCAGTTCGTACCTGCCGACCGGGGGCCGGGGCATCCGTACGCGCGCGAAGTAGACGGCACCCGCCGCCGTGATCGCGGCGACCGCGCCGTTGAGGCCCACGAGGGCGGCGGCGGTACTCACGCGGGGCTCGCGACGCGTACGGCGGCGGGGCGGGGCGACTCGAAGGTGTGCTCGCGCAGATCGGCGCGGACCGGGCCGGTCGGCGGCAGCGTGGCCGGATCCTCGTGGAGCACGATGCCGTCGAGCGCGAGGCCCGCCGCCGTGGCCCGCTCCTCCAGCCTGCCGAGGAGGGCGGCGGCGGGCAGCCGGCGGACGAGGACATGGAGCACGGTGCCTCCAGGGCTGTCGGCCCCCGCGTGGTCGCCCCCCGGGCCGCCGGCCAGGGCGTAGCGCGCCGGCAGCGGGACATCCGGTTCGGACTCCAGCAGGTTCAGCACCGACCGGGTGGGTACGGCGATGCTCCGCGGACCCGACCAGCGTCCGAGTACGGGCGAGGTGGCGGGCAGGTGGGCCAGCTCGCAGGTGGGCTCCTTCTCAGGACGCCCGACCAGGTCACCGGTCGCGTACCGCAGCAGCAAGGTGCAGTCCCGGTACGGGACGTACGGCGTCTGCACGATGACGCCGACGGACCCCGGCGGCGTCGGCTCGTGGGTCACGGGGTCGAGGATCTCCAGGTGCCCGAACTCGGTGGTGTGGTGCAGATGTCCCTCGGTGCACGGCGTTCCGCCCGAGGGGATGCTCTCGGTCATCATGTACGCCGTGGTGATCCGGGCGCCCAGGGCGGCGGCGGCACGCTCCCGCAGGGGATCGGACAGCACCTCACCGCCGACGCCGATGGATTCCAGGCCGAAGTCCGACGCGTGCCAGCCGTTCCGCTCCGCTTCCTCGACGAGGGCGGAGAGGTACGACGCGGAGACCGTCAGATGTGTGATCTGGGGGGCCTTGCCCGGCAGGCCGAGCGGGGTGGCCAGCCGGTCGAGCGCCACGGCCGGGTCCACAGTGCCGATCTGGACGAAGGAGGCGCCGATACGGGTCACCGACTCCTCCACGTTGAGCAGCGGCAGGGTCGCCCGGGAGCAGCCCGCGTACGCCATGGTGTGGCGGGGCCGCAGGCCCAGGCCGAGCACGGCGGAGACGGTACTCATGGCGACCGAGATCTCCACCTCGTCCCGGGAGAACCAGACGGCGGTGGGGGTGCCGCTGGTCCCGGTGGTGAGCGCCATCAGCGCGGGGGTGGAGGCGGCGGAGACGAAGGCGGCCGGCAGACCGCGCAGGGCCTCTTTGGGCGTGACCGGTACGCGGTCCCAGGTCTCCGGGGTGAGCGTGCCCGGGTCGAGTCCCAGGACGTCGAACGTCCGCCGGTAGTGGGCGGTGTGCCGGGCGGCGGCCACCGCGGTGGCCCGCAGGCTGCGCTCCGTGACGGTCCGTCGTACGGCGGGGTCGACGGCTCCCGCCTGGCCGGGGAGCAGAGCCGAGTCCGCCCCCGGCTCGCCGAACTCGGCCAGGGTCGCGATCAGGTCGCGGGCTATGCGTTCGAGGTCCTGCGGGCGGATGCGGCGGTTGCGGAGGATCGCCATGCCGTACCGGAGCTGACTGAGGGCGGTGCCGAACAAGGGGCCTCCTGATGCCTGGACCGGGGTTTTTCCTCCCGGTCCAGGCCGGGGCCGAACGTCAGACCATGCTGGCGAACATGGCCGCGGTGAGCGTGCTGAACGCGTACTTGACGTAGTGCTTGACCATGATGGATCTCCCTTGTTCGGCGCCGCACGGGGACGGCTGGGCTCCTGGTGGTGCACTCCCGACCGGGGGCGGTCGTTCGATGAACGCGACCTTAGGGGAAGGCAGTTGACTGATCAACGGTTTCTTCCGACGAAGTGGATTCGCGGTCGGGCGTCGGGTGACACGTGTCGTA includes:
- a CDS encoding HupE/UreJ family protein, with amino-acid sequence MSPRARRVIIGITAALIVFLGTGPSASAHGFSSTVYVDVAAGDEGHIRTKLKLEYDLFVVSTADFEDDDALFRTGTAAFDAGDTARQGAALNAHTKAAVAYVTRRFSVTSGGQACAPAPVGPFTMSRHEGVPYTDLLLDWTCPERSDAHEVRGGLFPDSEKYVTGTKTIVTYDLDGRSGSAVIDAEHPSFSTGQAWYERFWEFFRLGAEHLLSGIDHILFLLALIAGSRRLREIVLAATSFTLAHSVTFLLAALGLVDVPARVVEPVIALSIAVVAGWYLWRIWRQGGHAADLETEGRGHFSLDRAGWTRLGVVFCFGLVHGLGFAGALGIDEAWSWTLLWSLLVFNVGIETVQLTIIALVFPLLTLLRHRAPRAGLWVTGAISAGVSAMGLIWCVERLFGI
- a CDS encoding MOSC domain-containing protein is translated as MARVVELTTYPVKGCAGVELTEALMTEAGLAHDRGFMVVDGDGVFRSQRRDPRLAVIRPGIGADGGQLTLGAGGVEDLRIDVDRTSPPVDVEMFGTPYRAVDQGEAAARWLTHVLGAPSRLVRVPPDHTRATDGLTPGTCGFADSGAVHLISRASLTGLNARITEGGGAALPMSRFRPNIVIDDDRATEAGAGTGDASVPHHEDGFRRLTLGDTELGFTKLAIRCAVTLVDQPTGVRVGPEPLRTLALYRRATVGGVAFGTKYAVLRPGKLALGDLVDVTEWDEPRL
- a CDS encoding flavoprotein, which codes for MAVSSDRSEKPFLYVVVCAAGVAGGVGTLITAAHARGWAVGVIATPQGLGFIDADAVVERTGYPVRSAWRRPGEPRPLPPPDAIAVAPATFNTVNKWAAGISDTLALGTLCEAYGTGVPTAVLPYLNADLAAHPAYRRSLGQLRAMGVLISALAPHPAGESGAEDAFRWEEALDLLEPRVFGSRNPSEH
- a CDS encoding phenylacetate--CoA ligase family protein, translated to MFGTALSQLRYGMAILRNRRIRPQDLERIARDLIATLAEFGEPGADSALLPGQAGAVDPAVRRTVTERSLRATAVAAARHTAHYRRTFDVLGLDPGTLTPETWDRVPVTPKEALRGLPAAFVSAASTPALMALTTGTSGTPTAVWFSRDEVEISVAMSTVSAVLGLGLRPRHTMAYAGCSRATLPLLNVEESVTRIGASFVQIGTVDPAVALDRLATPLGLPGKAPQITHLTVSASYLSALVEEAERNGWHASDFGLESIGVGGEVLSDPLRERAAAALGARITTAYMMTESIPSGGTPCTEGHLHHTTEFGHLEILDPVTHEPTPPGSVGVIVQTPYVPYRDCTLLLRYATGDLVGRPEKEPTCELAHLPATSPVLGRWSGPRSIAVPTRSVLNLLESEPDVPLPARYALAGGPGGDHAGADSPGGTVLHVLVRRLPAAALLGRLEERATAAGLALDGIVLHEDPATLPPTGPVRADLREHTFESPRPAAVRVASPA